In Planctomonas sp. JC2975, the genomic stretch CCGTGCGTCGTTCGCCTACTCTCTCGACGGCGTCACGTGGACGCCGATCGGTGACGACCTGGCGATGGAGTACAGCCTCGGCCACTTCACCGGGTATCGATTTGCGATCTTCTGTTATGCGACGGCCGTGACCGGCGGGTACGTGGACGTCGACTGGTTCAGGGTCGGCGACGACATCGAAGGCACGAGGCCATGACGAGACGACTTGTACCGGAGCTGGAGGCGCGTCGGTACCTCATCGAGGACTACACGGAGTTCGCGCAGGTCCCCGAGCCCGTCGTCGAGTAGTGGAGGGCACCGTTCGGGCCGCTCGAGGACTGGGACCTGACCATTGTCGACCAGGTGGTCCCAGGCCCGGTGCCCGTGCGCGTCTACACGCCTGTGAGCACCCTGCCCGACGGCGGCCGCGCGTGCCTGGTCTGGATGCACGGCGGCGCCTTCGCTTGGGGCGACCTCGACATGGCCGAGGCGCACGGCGCCTCGTGCGGCGTCGCCGGCCGTGCCGACGCGGTGGTCGTCTCCGTCGACTACCGCCTGTGCCCCGTGATGCCCGAGCTCGGCGGAACCGTCGGCGACCGGGTCGACGAGCTCGGCCGGCCGGTTCGGTTCCCCGTGCCGCAGGACGACTGTACGGCGGCGTTCGACGCGGTACACGCGGACCCCGCGCGGTTCGGCGTCGACCCGGCCCGGGTCGCGGTCGGCGTCGCGAGCGCCGGCGCCTCGCTGGCGGCGTCGGTGGCCCTGCGCGCGATCCACGACGGCCACGCACCGTGGCAGACCCTGCTGCTGTACCCGGTGCTGCACCCACGCATCCGAGCCCGTCGTTCCGCATCGCGGAGCGCGATGAGGCGGGGGCGCAGGCGCTGTCGCAGCTGCGTGGGCAGGGGCTGAACCTCGTG encodes the following:
- a CDS encoding alpha/beta hydrolase fold domain-containing protein, coding for MVPGPVPVRVYTPVSTLPDGGRACLVWMHGGAFAWGDLDMAEAHGASCGVAGRADAVVVSVDYRLCPVMPELGGTVGDRVDELGRPVRFPVPQDDCTAAFDAVHADPARFGVDPARVAVGVASAGASLAASVALRAIHDGHAPWQTLLLYPVLHPRIRARRSASRSAMRRGRRRCRSCVGRG